The following proteins come from a genomic window of Corallococcus sp. NCRR:
- a CDS encoding MOSC domain-containing protein yields MSTAGIIKALFLAQERGTPMRRVPEARAVEQHGFEGDRHQRRAVGHKRQLLLMDEAQRQSLDVPGGALKENVLVEGLPLDALPPGQRLALGGEVVVELTEPCVPCWKLDALRPGLLKDSWGRRGQLARVLKAGTVHEGDTVRLLDVNPDAPRIIRPRLP; encoded by the coding sequence GTGAGCACCGCTGGAATCATCAAGGCCCTCTTCCTCGCCCAGGAGCGAGGCACGCCCATGCGCCGCGTCCCGGAGGCACGGGCCGTGGAGCAGCACGGCTTCGAGGGCGACCGTCACCAGCGAAGGGCGGTGGGACACAAGCGTCAGCTCCTGCTCATGGACGAAGCGCAGCGCCAGTCGCTGGACGTGCCCGGAGGCGCGCTCAAGGAGAACGTGCTGGTGGAGGGTCTGCCCCTGGACGCGCTGCCGCCGGGACAGCGGCTGGCGCTGGGAGGCGAGGTGGTGGTGGAGCTGACCGAACCCTGCGTGCCCTGCTGGAAGCTGGACGCCCTGCGCCCCGGCCTGCTGAAGGACAGCTGGGGCAGAAGGGGTCAGCTCGCCCGGGTGCTGAAGGCAGGCACCGTGCACGAAGGCGACACCGTGCGCCTGCTGGACGTGAACCCGGACGCCCCGCGCATCATCCGACCCAGGCTGCCCTGA
- a CDS encoding Uma2 family endonuclease, translated as MSYAVLEDVPPTKVGEIIEGELVVSPRPASPHARAATKLGGWLDGPFDEGSDGPGGWVILDEPELRFSGTGDALVPDLAGWRRDRMPRIPNTPVFSLAPDWICEVLSPSTYRWDRGPKMRVYARAGVEWLWFIDPLAKGLEIHRLQEGQWRVHEVHLGSGTVNAVPFDAVPLNLGRLWSR; from the coding sequence GTGTCGTACGCCGTCCTGGAGGACGTGCCGCCGACGAAGGTGGGGGAGATCATCGAAGGGGAGCTGGTCGTCAGTCCCAGGCCGGCGTCTCCCCACGCGCGGGCGGCGACGAAGCTCGGTGGCTGGCTGGATGGGCCGTTCGACGAGGGCAGCGATGGTCCCGGTGGATGGGTCATCCTGGATGAACCGGAGCTGCGCTTCTCGGGGACGGGGGATGCGCTGGTGCCGGACCTCGCGGGATGGCGCCGCGACCGCATGCCGCGCATTCCAAACACCCCTGTCTTCTCCCTGGCTCCGGATTGGATCTGCGAGGTGTTGTCACCGTCCACCTACCGCTGGGACCGGGGCCCGAAGATGCGCGTCTATGCGCGCGCGGGCGTGGAGTGGCTGTGGTTCATCGACCCGCTGGCGAAAGGGTTGGAGATCCACCGTCTCCAGGAAGGCCAGTGGCGCGTGCACGAGGTCCACCTTGGAAGTGGCACCGTGAATGCTGTCCCCTTCGATGCGGTGCCCCTGAACCTGGGCAGGCTCTGGAGCCGGTGA
- a CDS encoding methyl-accepting chemotaxis protein, whose product MRLLSGLKLRGRLTLWICLLLAAALLPAVGAGVHTLRRNLEQQVHGVLQVEADGLQDLIEASLHEREANARAWTEDAIVRGALLFDTYAKSDAVLASLNGRHTSFAALVLFTPDGRAVSASRPELRQAFAGREQEVRAAPWFQTALEDRLDAGVLTGALTKKDPFLDRPVMPLALPVLSPLSGARVGVLLAAYDWGQLEQVVAGALQRAQDRGQKSFTLEILAPDGARLFSARAEGTPSLANPVRAEVHNDAAHRFAAGEDWRFVAAMEADEAYLPLRRFLQLSLLAGALLLGLAALAAWALARGVTRPIATLSELVSRVVREGDLTQKVEAHGHQDEVGELASAFSRMMDHLRESTTSLQQATRVLGQTVSELTEATEQQERNLIRQGTAIQETQVTAKEIQQTSQLAAERSQAVLALVARAREAGGSGQTALGASLDGFEQLREHGARLAEGISSLNERTRQIGGITQTVKDLADQSNMLALNAAIEAARSGEHGRGFGVVAREIRGLADQSIQATSRVRDILDAIRGGIHDTVALSEEGQRRSEAGLAQVRESGQSLAALTDIIQDNASAAQQIAAAVIQQNAGIAQIFTAVTDLSRMMDDTLQAMHGTQRMTHALRGAAERMESVAGVWRV is encoded by the coding sequence ATGCGACTGCTGTCCGGATTGAAGTTGCGCGGCCGCCTCACGCTGTGGATCTGCCTGCTGCTCGCCGCGGCCCTCCTCCCCGCCGTCGGCGCCGGGGTCCACACCCTCCGCCGCAACCTGGAGCAGCAGGTGCACGGCGTCCTCCAGGTGGAGGCGGACGGCCTGCAGGACCTCATCGAAGCCTCGCTGCACGAGCGCGAAGCGAACGCCCGCGCCTGGACCGAGGACGCCATCGTGCGCGGCGCGCTCCTCTTCGACACCTATGCCAAGAGCGACGCGGTGCTCGCGTCGCTGAACGGCCGGCACACCAGCTTCGCCGCGCTGGTGCTGTTCACCCCCGACGGGCGCGCCGTCTCCGCGAGCCGGCCGGAGCTGCGCCAGGCCTTCGCCGGCCGCGAACAGGAGGTGCGCGCCGCGCCCTGGTTCCAGACCGCGCTGGAGGACCGCCTGGACGCGGGCGTCCTCACGGGCGCGCTCACGAAGAAGGACCCCTTCCTCGACCGCCCCGTGATGCCCCTGGCCCTGCCCGTGCTCAGCCCCCTCTCCGGCGCGCGGGTGGGCGTGCTGCTGGCCGCGTATGACTGGGGCCAGTTGGAGCAGGTGGTCGCGGGCGCGCTCCAGCGGGCCCAGGACCGGGGCCAGAAGAGCTTCACCCTGGAGATCCTCGCCCCGGACGGCGCCCGCCTCTTCAGCGCCCGCGCCGAGGGCACGCCGAGCCTCGCGAACCCCGTGCGGGCCGAGGTCCACAACGACGCCGCCCACCGCTTCGCCGCGGGCGAGGACTGGCGCTTCGTGGCGGCGATGGAGGCGGACGAGGCCTACCTGCCCCTGCGGCGCTTCCTGCAACTGAGCCTGCTCGCGGGGGCCCTGCTCCTGGGGCTCGCCGCCCTGGCCGCCTGGGCCCTGGCGCGAGGGGTGACGCGGCCCATCGCCACGCTGAGCGAGCTGGTGTCCCGCGTGGTGCGCGAGGGCGACCTCACCCAGAAGGTGGAGGCCCACGGCCACCAGGACGAAGTGGGCGAACTGGCCTCCGCCTTCTCCCGGATGATGGACCACCTGCGCGAGTCCACCACCAGCCTCCAGCAGGCCACCCGCGTGCTGGGGCAAACGGTGAGCGAGCTCACCGAGGCCACCGAGCAGCAGGAGCGCAACCTCATCCGGCAGGGCACCGCCATCCAGGAGACGCAGGTCACCGCGAAGGAGATTCAGCAGACCTCGCAGCTGGCCGCGGAGCGCTCGCAGGCGGTGCTCGCGCTGGTGGCGCGCGCGCGTGAAGCAGGCGGCTCCGGCCAGACGGCGCTCGGCGCCAGCCTGGACGGCTTCGAACAACTGCGCGAGCACGGCGCGCGCCTGGCGGAGGGCATCTCCTCCCTCAACGAGCGCACGCGCCAGATTGGTGGCATCACCCAGACGGTGAAGGACCTGGCGGACCAGTCCAACATGCTCGCGCTCAACGCGGCCATCGAAGCGGCGCGCTCCGGCGAGCACGGCAGGGGCTTTGGCGTGGTGGCGAGGGAGATCCGCGGCCTCGCGGACCAGTCCATCCAGGCCACCAGCCGGGTGCGCGACATCCTGGACGCCATCCGCGGCGGCATCCACGACACCGTGGCGCTGTCAGAAGAGGGCCAGCGCCGCTCCGAGGCGGGCCTGGCCCAGGTGCGCGAGAGCGGTCAGAGCCTCGCCGCGCTGACGGACATCATCCAGGACAACGCATCCGCGGCCCAGCAGATCGCCGCCGCCGTCATCCAGCAGAACGCCGGCATCGCCCAGATCTTCACCGCCG
- the fumC gene encoding class II fumarate hydratase, whose protein sequence is MSTKNVRIEKDTFGPIEVPADRLWGAQTQRSRQNFAISSERMPLALVHALVLVKKAAALVNQENGSLSQQKAQAIVKAADEVLAGQHDEEFPLLVWQTGSGTQTNMNCNEVLANRASELLGGERGEGRKVHANDDVNKGQSSNDVFPTAMNVAAVEAVVKHVLPELVALRDVLAQKSQAFQSIVKIGRTHLQDATPLTLGQEFSGYVAQLDRAKGHIEAALPHMLELALGGTAVGTGLNAPPGYAERVAAEIAKLTGHAFVTAPNKFEALAANDALVQGHGALKGLAAVLFKVANDIRWLSSGPRSGIGEINIPENEPGSSIMPGKVNPTQSEALTMLSAQVMGNDVAISLGGASGNFELNVFKPLIIQNFLQSCRLLADGMRSFRLNCAVGIEPNLPRLQENLQRSLMLVTALNPHIGYDNAAKIAKTAHKQGKTLKEVAVELGLVTAEQFDQWVRPEKMTGNL, encoded by the coding sequence GTGAGCACGAAGAATGTTCGCATCGAGAAGGACACCTTTGGTCCCATCGAAGTCCCCGCCGACCGGCTCTGGGGCGCGCAGACCCAGCGCAGCCGCCAGAACTTCGCCATCTCCTCGGAGCGCATGCCGCTGGCGCTCGTGCACGCGCTGGTGCTCGTGAAGAAGGCCGCCGCGCTCGTGAACCAGGAGAACGGCTCCCTCTCCCAGCAGAAGGCCCAGGCCATCGTGAAGGCCGCGGACGAGGTGCTCGCCGGCCAGCATGACGAGGAGTTCCCCCTGCTGGTGTGGCAGACGGGCAGCGGCACGCAGACGAACATGAACTGCAACGAGGTGCTGGCCAACCGCGCCTCGGAGCTGTTGGGCGGCGAGCGGGGCGAAGGGCGCAAGGTCCACGCCAACGACGACGTCAACAAGGGCCAGAGCTCCAACGACGTGTTCCCCACCGCGATGAACGTGGCCGCCGTGGAGGCCGTGGTGAAGCACGTGCTGCCGGAGTTGGTGGCCCTGCGCGACGTGCTCGCCCAGAAGTCCCAGGCCTTCCAGTCCATCGTGAAGATTGGCCGCACGCACCTGCAGGACGCGACGCCGCTCACCCTGGGCCAGGAGTTCAGCGGCTACGTGGCGCAGCTGGACCGCGCGAAGGGCCACATCGAGGCGGCCCTGCCGCACATGCTGGAGCTGGCGCTGGGCGGCACCGCCGTGGGCACCGGCCTCAACGCGCCCCCGGGCTACGCCGAGCGCGTGGCGGCGGAGATCGCGAAGCTCACCGGCCACGCCTTCGTCACCGCGCCCAACAAGTTCGAGGCGCTGGCCGCCAACGACGCGCTGGTGCAGGGGCACGGCGCGCTCAAGGGCCTGGCGGCGGTGCTGTTCAAGGTGGCCAATGACATCCGCTGGCTGTCTTCGGGGCCGCGCTCGGGCATTGGTGAAATCAACATCCCGGAGAACGAGCCGGGCAGCTCCATCATGCCGGGCAAGGTGAACCCTACGCAGAGCGAGGCGCTCACCATGCTGTCCGCCCAGGTGATGGGCAACGACGTGGCCATCTCCCTGGGCGGCGCGTCCGGCAACTTCGAGCTCAACGTCTTCAAGCCACTCATCATCCAGAACTTCCTGCAGAGCTGCCGCCTGCTCGCGGACGGCATGCGCAGCTTCCGCCTGAACTGCGCGGTGGGCATCGAGCCCAACCTCCCGCGCCTCCAGGAGAACCTCCAGCGCAGCCTGATGCTCGTCACCGCGCTCAACCCGCACATCGGCTACGACAACGCGGCGAAGATCGCCAAGACGGCCCACAAGCAGGGCAAGACGCTGAAGGAGGTGGCGGTGGAGCTGGGGCTCGTCACCGCCGAGCAGTTCGACCAGTGGGTGCGCCCGGAGAAGATGACCGGGAACCTCTAG
- a CDS encoding PDC sensor domain-containing protein, whose translation MSMQWLGLALAIGGQLPPDGVAQLHKVEGVMPHLRRLAEDPEVVRALRAQNARRTPLATIQQLDAEWLATPSLTPHKQHVLDGPCTGALLRLRERLGPAMAEAFAMDDQGALVCASRRTSDYWQGDEDKWRLTYARGRGGPALREAPFFDESSQAYVIQVSLPVRDGARVIGALTVGLSLLDL comes from the coding sequence ATGTCCATGCAATGGCTGGGTTTGGCGCTGGCCATCGGGGGCCAGCTTCCTCCCGACGGTGTCGCGCAGCTCCACAAGGTGGAGGGCGTGATGCCCCACCTGCGGCGTCTGGCAGAGGACCCCGAAGTGGTGCGTGCCCTTCGCGCCCAGAACGCGCGCCGCACGCCGCTCGCCACCATCCAACAGCTGGACGCGGAATGGCTGGCGACCCCGTCCCTCACGCCCCACAAGCAGCACGTGCTGGACGGCCCCTGCACGGGCGCGCTCCTCCGCCTGCGCGAGCGCCTGGGCCCGGCGATGGCGGAGGCCTTCGCCATGGATGACCAGGGCGCGCTCGTCTGCGCCAGCCGGCGCACGTCCGACTACTGGCAGGGCGACGAGGACAAGTGGCGCCTCACCTACGCCCGGGGCCGCGGCGGCCCCGCGCTGAGGGAAGCCCCCTTCTTCGACGAGTCCTCCCAGGCCTACGTCATCCAGGTGTCCCTCCCCGTCCGCGACGGCGCCCGGGTGATTGGCGCGCTCACCGTGGGCCTGTCCCTGCTCGACCTGTGA